The DNA region ATCATACTCACAGCACGATGTCAGGATTACAGAACATGAAGTTGAAACCGTGTCCGCCACTGATCCCTTGTAAGGTTTGCGTCAAAGGACCAAATGTGTTCCTGGGATATCTGGGAGACGCCGAGAACACGGCGGAGGCCATCGACAAAGACGGATGGCTGCACACGGGAGACGTGGGGAAATGGCTTCCGGTAAGCGCGGGACCTTAATTTGTATGCACGGGGGGACgaccgacgacgacgacgaaggtTCCCTTTCAAAGCGTCTCAACCCGTCGTTGGCAGAACGGCACTCTGAAGATCATTGACAGGAAGAAGCACATCTTCAAGCTGGCGCAAGGAGAATACATCGCCCCGGAGAAAATCGAGAACGTTTACAGCCGCAGCGACCCGGTGGCCCAGATATTCGTGCACGGCGACAGCTTGCAGGCGAGTGCTGCACCAAAGAAAgacgattctgattctgtgacCGACCGAGGAAACATGATCCGTTTCTTGACTTGATGTTGAATTCAAAAGGCGTGCCTGGTGGGGATCGTGGTGCCCGATCCTGACTTTTTACCCATTTGGATCAAGAGACGAGGCATCACCGGGTCTTACTTGGACTTGTGCAAGAGCAAAGTGGGTTTATTTTGCCGACAGAATTCCGGAAACGCTTCGTCTCACTTTGCTAACGTTTGTTGTGATCGCTGGCAGGATGTTAAGGACGCCATTTTGGAGGACCTTCAGAGGCTGGGCAAAGAAGCCGGACTCAAGTCTTTTGAACAGGTgagtttttacaattttcaccGGTTTGACGCATATGATTTATTGGATCCATATCCATTTACGGATGCATCTCAAATAAGAATATGATAGACAGGTTAATATCAGCAGTTCTATTAAAAAAGGAAATCTGTGTTATAAAATGTTCAACAAGGCCAATTTTgacattacaaaacatttttttcctcgtgTAATGTTAATCCAAATTCCTTTAGATGCTGAGTTGCAAATTATTGTTAGCTGCAATcattaaaattataaaaacaaaatcaatcaatcagaaaatattgcacatttatttaacctaaaagtattgaaaatgcaacactttttgaacattttatgtTAGCCTTAATTTCAAACTGGAATCGTCTCTGCTCCTCAATATTTTACACACCAGTCCCCATATccgcattattattttttaaatcttactaATCTAATTTTTGGTTCAAACATATGTAAATGACTATCACAGTCTTTTCTTAAGGTTGTTAATACTTTGAACGtgattcctaaaaaaaaaaaaaaaaatccattatggGTTGTGGCTgttttgagaggaaaaaaaaatttttttatccattttgaaattatgcaaaagcataaaatatggacaaagtgaaGCACTGAATACTTTTTTGGATGCATCGTGTATGAGTTTTAGTTATCAAAGTGAAAAATAGCTTCTTCCACGATCAGATTTAATGATGAACTTGTACAACCACCccccatatttatttattttttcatcttacTAATTTCATTTTTGGTTCAAACATATGTAAATGACTATCACAGGCTTTTCTTAAGGTTGTTAATACTTTGAACatgattcattaaaaaaaacatttcttcccattttaaaatttttgaaaaaaaaaaaaaatcaggttaccATTATGGGATGTTGTCTGTTTTAagagggaaaaaataattttatccaTTTTGAAATAATACTGTAGCataaaatatggacaaagtgaaGCACTGAATACTTTTTTGGATGCATCGTGTATGAGTTTTAGTTATCAATGTGAAAAAGGGATTCTTCCatgatattcaaatttattgagaTTAACCTGTACAATAcagtcattttcaaaaaattccaaaatttcacaatttaGTGCAACttgatttaaaatatgaaacaacGAACGGCACACTTCCCTATGCATTTGaaccaaataaacaacaaaatcagcCTCTTATCCACCGTGTGTAGCCTCCctaatttttcccccctccgtcTCTGCAGGTGAGAGACGTCGCGTTGCATCCGGAAATGTTCTCCGTGCAGAACGGCTTGCTGACCCCAACGCTGAAGGCCAAGCGGGCACAACTTCGGAGTCACTTTAGGGGGCAGATCGATGAACTTTATGCCGGCGTTAAGGGCTAAGCGAGGGTCACGGAAAGGTTACACTTGAATGGGAACATGTCTGCCAGAGCCAACCtggacttttttgtgtgtgtgtggtttttgaTAGCGGTGCTGAGTTTGAAAAGCATCTTTCTTTTGAAAACGAAGCTTTCCTCAACAGGGCTCCGAATCACGTGAGCGGTTTTATTTATCCTAGCAGGAAGGCTTATCAGGCAAACGGTGCAAATACAGTGCAACTTGTGTAAGCCCACGTTTTCTCATGCGAGTGGATATTGAATGTCATTAAAAGGTGAATAATATTTGAACTGGGCCTAAtgttatgataataataatatatacacGAGTATTGTTTGGCTAAATTTGCATTCCCGTTTGTCGGCCACGTGGCCTGGTACGTTTTAGCTTGACTCGGTCGGCTTAACAATGAATCACGATGTTTGGAATTGAGACGCTACCTGTTGAAATCACATTGCGTTTGTAtaataatgtataaaatatttctttttgtttgccgTTTTGTGCTTGAGTTGGGACTACAAACGAGACTTGACAGTTCAATAAAGCGCATTTGAGGAACGTCTCTAGAACTCGCGTCACCTTTTTACTGCCGTTGGAAATCTTCCACGCAGCCGAGCAGCACCTCATCGGGGATTTCGCCGCCGTTCAGCTCAAAGTCGTCGAGGCAGTCCGAGAATTCCCGGTCTTCctcggcgccccccccccatgcgTCGCCCGACTCTTGATCCCCGGGTGCCGTCTTTGGTGCCCGGCCGGGTTCGATGTTGCCCGCCTCATCCATCGTGTACGCTTGGTCTTCGTCGTCCTGTCGGGGGCAACAGAACAAAATGGTGAGAAATACAGttaaatttacatttcataatATTTTTCTCGAGTAAGAGAACCAATAAATAACATGTAGAAGGTAAAGAAATAAACAGCTTGTCCATTGTAATTTAATTCCGCAATTTAATTCATTGTGGTGCTCCTTCTGGTGCCCCCACCTTGGCCACCGGGAGGCGGTACTGAATAAAAGTcatgcaaacacaaacaaagaataGACGCCGCCTCCTCCTTCTATTGTGGTTCAGTACGTTGTGGACGACGacaaagaataaaaactggactgcgcacagACCCCTTTCAAAGTGGTAATTcagcttcaacttccggtcagggcaaaacattgctttgggtactatttcacgtgaaaattgacgtcctttgacatcgttaaaattgtacattgtgaaacataatattggaatatcttaggtttagcttttttggtgtcaatatggttaattcttgtAGCGCTGatagctgtcaaaaccgtgcaggcggtcacaaagaagtaactttttacCGGTaaatgtgtttcagtttaaccttcacAATTAATTATCATAATTATGAATGtagaaaatatatcattacaatattatcaatacatgtgtcaatgtatcttttaaaccttcatgggcatgctgcaaatgtttagattatattcatgtctctaCGGAAGATTTATTGCATCATTTTCCATtataatgtgtgtattttttaccatgctttttgccttgaccggaagtcagagccCGTTGACCATGGCGGAGCCCATGTTGGATGCGGagtgcgcagtctagtttttaatTCTGTCATTGGTTGTGGAAGAAAGATTTGCAGAGGACAAAGGTATCCTGCCAATGGAATTTTCCATGACATGCATGTTAGCAAGAAGCTAGCGCAGGCTGTTATAAGGCAACgtgttttggttgttttaataaacatttgttttctgttttgtttgataACTGGAAGTGGCTTTAAATATAAATTTACAgtataaagtttttaaaaaaaaactttaattttgaatactacagtatataaataatttctatgatgttattattttacaattacCAGTTGACGGtctgtttttaataataatgaaaggCGACAGGAATCATTTGatgcagaaatgaaaaagaaaaatactgacGAGCATCATAATGTAGGTGATGCAGATCTCCTGCGGCAGTGGGTAACCtgcaaaaccccccccccccaaaaattacaatcaTACCGCAATCCATGCTCATTTATTCATGACTGAATAAAGCGTCTACTTAAGGATCTGAAGTTCCGGCATTCGGGATCGTGACACTTCTGGTACCACACCTCCTCTTTGAGATCCACCACGATCCTGCGCACGAGGAGCAGACTCACGTCAAAGCgagcggcgggggcggcggcagCTCACGGGGATCTTCCCACGTCAACGTACATGATATTGTTGCTTTTGTGAAAGCGGCCCACGTTGGCACACCAGCGGTAGTTGGCGATGTCGTAGACCAGCAGCTGCTCGACGGCAAAGTAGTTCCACCGTCTGATGCCTGTGAAGATGGTCGATGGGTCACGCATGTATAAAACAGTACCGTTAGTACAGGTGCTTCTCAAAAAAGATTTCATTTCAATCGCTCAATTCATAAAGTTTAAATAATACGATAGTGGCTCATTAAACACATGGGAGCCTTTTTAGAGGGTCGATTTCTAtattaaaatccatttttatttttcttgtgagATATTACTATTTTTTCTGAGATGGAGAATTTGATGGTGTTACCGTCTTGTAAGCCACACTtatcaaatgattaaaaaaaaatctatagtcATATGACTTTTACTGTTTAAATTGAACTactcagattatttttttccacatttttttgacCTTTAAGTTGAATCAGTGATGTAATGCAAAACAAGGACTGAAGGCGTTACGAGGGGCATTGGCTCCCTCGAGTGGTATGTAAAAGAATCACCGCCTGCAGTAGTCCAGATCAGTTGCATTGAACTTTTCTGACGGCATGTCCCTGGGATGTCAGTCGTTTAATACTCATGAAGAAAAACCTGTATAGTATTCTcattagaaataaaatgttgctaattttgaaatgtgaattaTATTGCTTGTGCAGTAATACTAttcagaaggagcgacattgtgtctttgtagaccgtcagaaagcctatgacagagtaccacgagaggaactgtggaattggatgcgcaagtctggcgtgacggagaaatatgttagaatagtacagaacatgtatgagggctgcaGAATAGCGgggagatgtgccgtaggtgtgtcagaagaattgaagttggaggtgggactgcatcagggatccgcgctgagtcccttcctgcttgcggtagtaatggatatgctgacagatgaggttagacaggaatccccttggaccatgataacTGTAGTTATCTGgaaacactgctaaatataactgtgtgtcatctgcataagAGGcacgcgctggaaaggagaggaatgaagattagccgaagtaaaacagaatacatgtgcatgaatgagaggggcggaggaggaagagtgaggctccaaggagaagagatagcgagggtggacgacctcaaatacgtggggtcaacaatacacagCAGTGGTGAgagtgggaaggaagtgaagaaacatgtccaagcggggtggaacagttggcggaaggtttctggtatgttatgtgacagaaaagtggaaaaaaggatggagctgccaggctaaagagcgagagggagaccaaagaaaaggctgatggatgttgtgagggaggacatgaggacagtgggtgttaagagaggaagatgcaagagataggctgagatggaaaaagatgaaaaagaagtgcaATAATACTATACTAATACTATCATATTGTACTGAGCAGTCAAGAGAGTGGTGTGTGGTTCaccaaaaattatatatatatatatatataaatatttgcgCAATCTCTGTTATCGCGCTTATTCAACCAGTTTGACAGTCAAAACAAGAGCACTGACCGTATTCTGCATCTACTAATTATCGACATGATCACAACACTTACTTCCTTGTATGGCGTCCTTCCTCACCACCGTTAACACAAAGTCGTCCACTTCTCGGTGAGGGGACGTCAGGCAGCCGGAGCGTGAGCCTGTCGAAATGAAAACGGACCGTTTTGCGTGGTTGAAACAAGAACATTGTGACCCAACAGGATGACTCCTGCGTCCTCGCCTGCGTCGGATGGTAAGCCCCGCTGGCTCTGACCCCTGGTGGTCCGAACAGCCTCAGCGTCTCTGACTTCCCACGTCAGAATTCTCTGGCCGGTGAAGCTGATCGGATACGGGAGTAACAAATGTTGTCAAACGTTGTGGTTGAGTTGCATCATGGTAAATTGGTTCCAACGTACCTCACGTTGCACACCAAAGACGCGAGGAACACACTTTCCTCCGTAGAGACGCCCTTGTTGGGTTGGGAGATGAACTTGTCGTCGTCCGCTAAGGAGAAGGCAGCGTTCTTCCCGACCTTGGATGACTTGTAAAGACGGAAATTTCGGTTCTTGGTGTAGACTCCTGTTGGGGGTCA from Syngnathoides biaculeatus isolate LvHL_M chromosome 9, ASM1980259v1, whole genome shotgun sequence includes:
- the primpol gene encoding DNA-directed primase/polymerase protein — translated: MSARMKKWRERLKKVEQLAEALHRSPVIPRYRPRLWPRQPSSVWRLFPRQSTAIGFAHTCKEPVHVFALEKEKAPQGQRIFLVTSYSELWHYYRTYPKSLMHCYEVIPEGAVCKLYFDLEFHKPSNREADGKKMVSTLIQYVCQKLKEVYEVECSATNILNLDSSTDDKFSQHLIFNLQNAAFKDNVHVGAFIHAILQPVLDGRDEGGSTQTKRQKHDETDLNFVHVKSKEGHRVLFVDLGVYTKNRNFRLYKSSKVGKNAAFSLADDDKFISQPNKGVSTEESVFLASLVCNVSFTGQRILTWEVRDAEAVRTTRGQSQRGLPSDAGSRSGCLTSPHREVDDFVLTVVRKDAIQGSIRRWNYFAVEQLLVYDIANYRWCANVGRFHKSNNIMIVVDLKEEVWYQKCHDPECRNFRSLSYPLPQEICITYIMMLDDEDQAYTMDEAGNIEPGRAPKTAPGDQESGDAWGGGAEEDREFSDCLDDFELNGGEIPDEVLLGCVEDFQRQ